In a single window of the Hyla sarda isolate aHylSar1 unplaced genomic scaffold, aHylSar1.hap1 scaffold_486, whole genome shotgun sequence genome:
- the LOC130336631 gene encoding ras-related protein Rab-35-like, producing the protein MAAKDYDHLFKLLLIGDSGVGKSSLLLRFSDNSFSGSYITTIGVDFKIRTIVLDGERIKLQIWDTAGQERFRTITSTYYRNTHGVIVVYDVTNPESFVNVKRWLHEITQNCDSVCTVLVGNKDDDPGRKHVETADAKRFSDQMGVRLFETSAKENRNVEEMFLAVTRLVLRMKKESQARLRPSEVVTITKTKKKPHVKRCC; encoded by the exons ATGGCTGCCAAGGACTACGATCATTTATTCAAGCTTCTGCTGATTGGAGACTCAG GGGTGGGAAAGAGCAGCCTGCTTCTGAGGTTCTCAGACAACTCCTTCTCTG GAAGCTACATAACAACAATTGGAGTGGACTTTAAGATCCGGACCATTGTTCTGGACGGAGAACGGATTAAACTGCAGATCTGGGACACGGCTGGTCAGGAAAGGTTTCGGACAATTACATCAAC GTATTACCGGAACACTCATGGCGTCATTGTGGTCTATGATGTCACCAACCCAGAATCCTTTGTAAATGTGAAGCGATGGCTCCATGAGATAACACAGAATTGTGACTCCGTGTGCACAGTGCTTG TGGGTAATAAAGATGATGACCCGGGCCGAAAACATGTTGAAACTGCAGATGCAAAAAGGTTCAGTGACCAGATGGGCGTCAGATTGTTTGAGACCAGTGCGAAGGAGAACCGCAACGTGGAGGAG ATGTTCTTAGCGGTGACCCGTCTGGTGCTGAGGATGAAGAAGGAGAGCCAGGCCCGGCTGAGACCCTCCGAGGTGGTGACCATCaccaagaccaagaagaagccgCACGTCAAGCGATGCTGCTGA